A genomic window from Candidatus Dormiibacterota bacterium includes:
- a CDS encoding nucleotide sugar dehydrogenase: MNISVLGLGYIGLPTAAMLAQAGHVVYGYDVNGALLEELRAGRVSIGEPEVRALTQAAIETGYLLVSDVVPRADAYIVCVPTPTVGNRPDLRCVEDAAARIAAVAPRGSMIVLESTVPPRTTERLFEAAFASAGKSIDEMCLAHCPERVLPGAIVHELRYNARIVGGRRPEDARAVRKLYETFCKGEITETDCVTAELSKVVENTYRDVNIAFANELALLAEELGVDVWETIALANRHPRVNILAPGPGVGGHCIPVDPHFLSNANPFVTELIQTARRVNHRMPYRIAHRVCEFLPGNAFGKRVAIFGAAYKRDVDDARESPALDIFALLRERGIETTLYDPLVRSCGVPLAATVQEALREADVLVIATDHSQFASLEPAEVMALMRGRAIVDARRMLDADRWRRAGFDVYVLGEKPPAAAARAAVA; the protein is encoded by the coding sequence GTGAACATCTCGGTCCTAGGTCTGGGCTATATAGGGCTTCCTACGGCGGCAATGCTGGCTCAAGCCGGGCATGTCGTGTACGGCTACGACGTCAATGGAGCGCTGCTGGAAGAGTTGCGCGCGGGACGCGTCTCGATCGGAGAACCCGAAGTACGCGCGCTCACCCAAGCCGCCATAGAGACCGGCTATCTGCTCGTGTCCGACGTGGTTCCGCGGGCCGATGCATACATCGTCTGCGTGCCCACGCCGACGGTTGGGAATAGGCCCGATCTGCGATGCGTCGAAGACGCAGCCGCGAGAATTGCGGCCGTCGCTCCGCGCGGCAGCATGATCGTCCTCGAGTCGACGGTGCCGCCAAGAACCACCGAACGTCTCTTTGAAGCCGCCTTTGCATCGGCCGGGAAGTCGATCGATGAGATGTGCCTCGCGCACTGTCCGGAGCGTGTGTTACCCGGAGCGATCGTTCACGAGCTCCGCTATAACGCCCGCATCGTCGGCGGACGCCGGCCCGAGGATGCGCGCGCGGTGCGAAAGTTGTACGAAACGTTCTGCAAAGGGGAGATTACCGAAACCGACTGCGTTACCGCGGAGCTTTCGAAGGTCGTGGAAAATACCTATCGCGACGTCAACATCGCCTTCGCGAACGAATTGGCGCTGCTCGCGGAAGAACTGGGCGTCGACGTATGGGAGACGATCGCCCTGGCGAACAGGCATCCGCGCGTCAATATTCTGGCTCCCGGCCCCGGGGTGGGCGGGCATTGCATCCCGGTCGACCCGCATTTTCTCTCCAATGCAAATCCGTTCGTGACCGAACTGATTCAAACCGCTCGGCGCGTCAACCATCGCATGCCGTATCGTATCGCCCATCGCGTCTGTGAATTTCTTCCGGGCAATGCGTTTGGGAAGCGAGTGGCCATATTCGGCGCCGCGTACAAGCGAGATGTCGACGATGCCCGCGAGAGCCCGGCGCTCGACATCTTCGCGCTGCTTCGCGAGCGTGGAATTGAGACCACCCTGTACGATCCTCTGGTTCGTTCCTGTGGGGTTCCTCTTGCAGCAACCGTGCAAGAGGCTCTTCGTGAAGCCGACGTGCTGGTGATCGCGACGGATCACTCGCAGTTCGCATCACTCGAACCGGCCGAGGTAATGGCGCTCATGCGCGGTCGCGCAATTGTCGACGCTCGAAGGATGCTCGACGCCGATCGGTGGCGTCGCGCCGGGTTCGATGTGTACGTGTTGGGCGAGAAGCCGCCCGCCGCTGCCGCTCGGGCTGCGGTCGCATGA
- a CDS encoding glycosyltransferase: MKLAVVSVHYPYGRNETYLEHELMALATIVGQVAVYPLCASGKNTRMLPAGVELGSLSRGVKLYCGAILFALRHAARVRAILADLLRSQSPALTKLKNLGILARAIDLGRRLRADGVEHVHGYWLSTPATAAYVASRIANIPWSATAHRWDIYERNALDLKFAGAAFIRTISQRGRRDLNGFRQAGAPIVCVPIGIPIPPFVSRNFGPIERLQLLCPAALVPIKGHETLLESLALCARKGISVRCTLAGDGPERPRLERLARSLGLGDSVVFAGHVEQRALHAALEKGAFHAVVLASHEHPGGLMEGVPAALVEAMARAVPVIATNSGSVGELIDATTGRLVAPGNPAELAEAIVHLQRDFASAKKRAARGFARVASSHDAYRQMSVLAGLLASPSSDVERTIA; the protein is encoded by the coding sequence ATGAAGCTCGCCGTCGTCTCCGTACACTATCCGTACGGTCGAAACGAAACCTATCTCGAGCACGAATTGATGGCGTTGGCGACGATCGTCGGCCAGGTGGCGGTATATCCGCTCTGCGCTTCGGGAAAAAACACTCGGATGCTTCCAGCCGGCGTAGAACTGGGCTCGCTTTCGCGCGGCGTCAAGTTGTATTGCGGGGCGATTCTGTTCGCGCTGCGACACGCCGCCCGCGTCCGCGCAATTCTTGCGGACCTCTTGCGTTCGCAGTCGCCGGCGCTCACGAAGCTCAAGAACCTAGGCATCCTCGCGCGGGCAATCGATCTTGGGCGGCGACTGCGAGCGGACGGGGTGGAACACGTCCATGGTTATTGGCTCTCGACCCCGGCTACGGCTGCGTACGTAGCATCGCGCATTGCGAACATTCCGTGGAGCGCGACGGCCCATCGCTGGGACATCTACGAACGCAATGCATTGGACCTGAAGTTTGCCGGCGCCGCATTTATCCGAACGATATCGCAGCGTGGCCGTAGAGACCTCAACGGCTTTCGTCAAGCCGGCGCCCCGATCGTGTGCGTGCCGATCGGCATACCGATTCCCCCGTTCGTCTCGCGCAACTTCGGCCCCATCGAACGATTACAACTGCTCTGCCCGGCGGCGCTGGTACCGATTAAGGGGCACGAAACGCTCCTGGAATCGCTTGCTCTGTGCGCGCGCAAGGGGATATCGGTGCGCTGTACTCTTGCGGGCGATGGCCCCGAGCGCCCGCGACTCGAGCGGCTCGCGCGGTCGTTGGGTCTAGGCGACTCGGTTGTCTTTGCCGGGCACGTCGAACAACGAGCGTTGCACGCAGCCCTTGAAAAGGGAGCTTTCCATGCGGTCGTACTCGCCAGCCACGAGCATCCGGGAGGCCTGATGGAAGGCGTGCCTGCGGCGCTCGTAGAGGCGATGGCACGCGCCGTTCCCGTCATCGCAACGAACTCCGGGAGCGTCGGAGAGCTCATCGATGCTACCACGGGCCGGCTCGTCGCGCCGGGAAACCCTGCGGAACTCGCCGAGGCCATCGTACATCTCCAGCGCGACTTTGCGAGCGCGAAAAAGCGTGCCGCGCGAGGCTTTGCCCGCGTTGCATCGAGCCACGACGCGTATCGGCAGATGAGCGTCCTGGCCGGTCTCCTGGCTTCTCCATCCTCCGACGTTGAAAGGACAATCGCGTGA
- a CDS encoding sugar transferase, whose product MEGPILRSSSATITSLMLENALPAQTRPRGHDLSRWWVVALVIEDLSMFVMSVYLATALVFHSWDGLFVKPNEVLSTGIFVVLWLTMFARLGLYRRSFALSARDELYYTIAALALGALPQLVVFTVWPSISTSRFVLIIALLLAIVLVGGVRTLEHLRRSGALRRRPKQVAVVGNARFVSDMEAFVARRGDAERFSFVVADVAASMNANWYDRAVAGGCQRMILSESIPETVLSQVMQRAAQTHVELAFASHNLRIQGHMFGVERDGEQVFLVPQPLPACTPIAKLIKRLFDIAAASLALVLFAPIMLVAAVAIYLETGRPIVYRQTRVGRSGVPFEMYKFRTMRSDAEAKTGAVYASLGDRRITSIGRRLRRLSLDETLQLINVIKGDMSLVGPRPERPEFVDRFRAIIPRYDDRHLVRPGITGWAQTSLPRILDASHAAEKLAYDLCYIENWSILLDVSILVKTVFEFLFHRTV is encoded by the coding sequence GTGGAGGGGCCTATTCTGCGTTCGTCATCAGCCACTATCACGTCGCTCATGCTGGAGAACGCACTTCCCGCACAGACGCGACCGCGCGGTCACGATCTCTCACGTTGGTGGGTCGTCGCCCTGGTCATCGAAGATCTGTCGATGTTCGTGATGTCGGTCTACTTGGCGACGGCACTCGTCTTTCACAGCTGGGACGGTTTGTTCGTAAAACCCAACGAAGTGCTTTCGACCGGGATTTTCGTCGTGCTGTGGCTGACGATGTTCGCTCGGCTCGGTCTCTATCGGCGATCGTTTGCCCTATCGGCGCGAGACGAACTCTACTACACCATTGCCGCGCTCGCGCTGGGCGCTCTCCCGCAACTCGTCGTCTTTACGGTGTGGCCGTCGATCTCGACCTCGCGCTTCGTCCTCATCATCGCGTTGCTGCTGGCGATCGTGCTGGTTGGAGGCGTCCGCACGCTCGAGCACTTACGGCGCTCCGGCGCTCTACGCCGCCGGCCGAAGCAAGTGGCGGTTGTCGGTAACGCTCGGTTCGTCTCCGACATGGAAGCCTTCGTCGCTCGCAGAGGCGATGCCGAACGTTTCTCCTTCGTTGTAGCGGACGTCGCCGCCAGCATGAATGCGAATTGGTACGATCGAGCCGTAGCGGGCGGCTGTCAACGCATGATCCTTTCGGAGTCGATTCCAGAAACGGTGCTTTCGCAGGTGATGCAGCGGGCCGCTCAGACACATGTCGAGCTCGCGTTCGCGTCCCACAATCTGCGGATTCAGGGGCACATGTTCGGCGTCGAGCGCGACGGGGAGCAGGTGTTTCTCGTTCCCCAGCCGCTACCGGCATGCACGCCGATAGCGAAGCTAATCAAACGTCTCTTCGACATAGCAGCGGCATCGCTTGCGCTCGTCCTGTTCGCGCCGATCATGTTGGTCGCTGCGGTTGCGATTTACCTCGAAACGGGCCGTCCGATCGTGTATCGGCAAACGCGCGTAGGCCGTTCCGGCGTGCCCTTCGAGATGTATAAATTTCGGACGATGCGCAGCGATGCCGAGGCAAAGACCGGTGCCGTGTACGCAAGCCTCGGCGATCGGCGTATCACGTCTATTGGCCGGAGGCTAAGGCGCCTAAGCCTCGATGAAACGTTACAACTGATCAACGTCATCAAAGGCGACATGTCGCTGGTTGGGCCGCGGCCGGAGCGACCTGAATTTGTCGATAGGTTTCGCGCGATCATACCACGATACGACGACCGCCATCTGGTTCGTCCGGGCATTACCGGATGGGCGCAAACGAGCCTCCCGCGCATTCTCGATGCGTCGCACGCAGCGGAGAAGCTCGCATACGATCTGTGCTACATCGAAAACTGGAGCATCCTTCTCGACGTATCGATCTTGGTCAAGACGGTCTTCGAGTTTCTTTTCCACCGAACGGTATAG